A genome region from Solanum pennellii chromosome 12, SPENNV200 includes the following:
- the LOC107005281 gene encoding UDP-glycosyltransferase 73C4-like, protein MANVTHDDEPPHFVLLPFMAQGHTIPIIDIARLLAQRGVIVTILMTPLNATRFNNVIARAVEKGLNIHIIHLMFPSLEAGLPQDCENCDMILSMDMIKKFFNATQMLETQVELLLQDLKPNCLISDLCFPWTTNVAKRIGIPRIVFHGMGSFSLLCLHNLRDVNLLEGVESENEYFFVPGLPNKVEVTKAQVKAMVDPSNPEWKKFGDQMKEGEAQAYGIVVNSFEELEPQYVQGVKRAKGKKVWTIGPVSLCNKEKQDKVERGNKASIDEHHCLKWLDSKAQDSVLYVCLGSLSHLPTSQMIELALGLESSKQPFVWVIRHVSNGFRKWLNEENFEERVQKQGILINGWAPQVLILSHPSIGGFLTHCGWNSILEGISAGVPMITWPLFAEQFCNEKLIVNVLKTGVKGGMENPVMFLEDEKACAQVKKDDIKMVIERVMGEEEEAKMRRERAKKLGDMATKAVEEGGSSHINLTKLIEDVTQQPKIGGLKSS, encoded by the exons ATGGCAAATGTTACTCATGATGATGAGCCACCACATTTTGTGTTACTTCCCTTTATGGCACAAGGCCATACAATCCCTATAATAGACATAGCTCGTTTGTTAGCACAAAGAGGTGTTATTGTCACAATACTTATGACACCTTTAAATGCCACAAGGTTCAATAATGTCATAGCCCGCGCAGTCGAAAAAGGACTCAATATTCATATAATTCACCTCATGTTTCCAAGTTTAGAGGCAGGGTTACCACAAGATTGTGAAAATTGTGACATGATTTTATCAATGGACATGATAAAGAAGTTCTTTAATGCTACTCAAATGCTTGAGACACAAGTGGAACTGTTGTTGCAAGATTTGAAACCAAATTGTCTAATTTCTGATTTGTGTTTTCCTTGGACAACAAATGTTGCTAAGAGAATTGGCATACCTAGGATTGTTTTTCATGGGATGGGAAGTTTCTCTTTGTTGTGTTTGCATAATTTGAGAGATGTGAATTTGTTGGAGGGTGTTGAATCTGAGAATGAATACTTTTTTGTACCTGGACTTCCAAACAAAGTTGAAGTGACTAAAGCTCAAGTAAAAGCAATGGTGGATCCATCCAATCCTGAATGGAAAAAATTTGGAGACCAAATGAAGGAGGGAGAGGCTCAAGCTTATGGAATTGTGGTCAATAGCTTTGAGGAGTTGGAACCTCAATATGTGCAAGGAGTGAAAAGGGCCAAAG GTAAGAAAGTTTGGACAATTGGTCCTGTTTCCTTATGCAACAAAGAGAAACAAGACAAAGTTGAAAGAGGAAACAAGGCTTCAATAGATGAACACCACTGCCTAAAATGGCTTGATTCTAAGGCACAAGACTCCGTGCTCTACGTTTGTCTTGGAAGTCTATCGCACTTGCCAACATCACAAATGATTGAACTTGCACTTGGCTTAGAGTCATCTAAACAACCCTTCGTATGGGTCATTAGACACGTATCAAATGGATTTAGAAAATGGCTAAATGAAGAGAACTTTGAGGAAAGAGTTCAAAAACAAGGGATTTTAATCAATGGTTGGGCACCACAAGTACTAATACTATCTCATCCTTCGATAGGAGGATTCCTGACACACTGTGGATGGAACTCGATCTTAGAAGGGATATCGGCTGGTGTCCCAATGATCACTTGGCCATTATTTGCTGAACAATTTTGTAATGAGAAGCTTATTGTGAATGTACTCAAGACAGGAGTGAAGGGTGGTATGGAGAATCCAGTGATGTTTTTAGAGGATGAAAAAGCATGTGCACAAGTGAAGAAAGATGATATTAAGATGGTTATTGAAAGAGTAATGGGTGAAGAAGAGGAAGCAAAAATGAGAAGAGAAAGAGCTAAAAAGCTTGGAGATATGGCAACAAAGGCTGTGGAGGAAGGAGGTTCATCTCACATTAATTTGACAAAACTAATAGAAGATGTCACACAACAACCAAAAATTGGGGGTTTAAAGTCTAGCTAA